The stretch of DNA TTGAAATAGGAAAAGGTCTACTATTACAAGAAGGAACTGATGTTACCATTGTTGCAACAGGGCATTTAGTATGGGAAGCTTTATTGGCAGCCGAAGAATTAGCTAAAGATGGAATTTCTGCAGAGGTAATAAACATTCATACCATTAAGCCATTAGATGATGAAATGATTTTAAAATCAGTTGAAAAGACAGGCTGTATTGTAACGGCAGAAGAGCATAATTATTTAGGTGGATTAGGAGAGAGTGTATCAAGAGTGTTGGCTACTCGCAATCCTAAACCTCAAGAATTTGTTGCTGTAAATGATACATTTGGAGAGAGTGGAACAGGAGCTGAATTAATGGCAAAATATGGAATTGATTCAAAAGCTATTATTGAGAAAAGTAAAAAAGTAATTTCAAGAAAATAATAAAATTTAATAAATATGGATACAGTATTTGCAAAGGGTATTTATAAAGAAGAAGGAGAAGGTGTTCGAGTTCGATTTAAGAAGTCAGATGTAGCAGCTACACCAAGTGGTTGCGAATTTATGGTAAAAATTGTAGACAATAAATATGATGTTTATCCACGTGTTCATTTAGATGCGAAGGGCGCAAAAAAAATGGCATTGGAAATATTAGAAATGTTAGATCATCATAAAGAATTATTGAAAGATGATTTTAAAGAGCAGTAAACCAATTTATTAAATAAATATATATGAGAAAATTAGTAGTATTAGGAGCCATATTGATCAGTTCTCTATCTTTTGCTCAAATAGATTTTGGAATTAAGGGAGGACTAAATTTTGCTTCAGTTGGAGACATGACAAGTTATGCAAATAGTGTATTCGATTCTAAAGTAGACTCAGATACTAAAACAGGGTATCATGTTGGAGCATGGGGTAGAGTTGCTTTACCTATTGTGGGGATTTACGTACAACCTGAATTGAATTATACACATTTAAAAACAGAATACAGTAATAATGGAGATTATACATTGGATAAAATTGATATACCTGTTTTAGCAGGAATGAAAATATTAAGTGTAGGACGTATTTTTGTAGGGCCTTCTTTTCAATACCTGATTAATGATGATTTGGATATTAGTGGAGTTCGCGATATTAATTCAGATGATTTTACTGTAGGAATTCAGTTCGGAGCGGGAGCTCAGTTAGGAAAATTAGGTGTAGATCTTCGTTATGATACAGGATTGAATGATACAGAATCAAATTTTGTTAATGAAACTACAGGTACTAGTTTTACAGTTGATTCAAGACCTTCACAAGTAATTTTGGGTGTGAGTTATAAATTGACTAATTAATGATAGTAATACTATTATATTGATAATAAGTATTTTATAGATGAATGTTTAAATGGGTTATTTATCGATAAAGAATAAAGGTTCATCTATAAAAAAAGAATATCCATCTATAAAAAAGCATCGTTTACGATGCTTTTTTTTTGTTTTTTTTAACAAAAATTTGTCTAGAATTTAAAAATCAAATAATGAAGAAAAGTTTATTATTATTTTTAGCTAGCAATTTAATGTTGGCTCAAGTGGGAATCAACACAGGTGGGACTATTGATTCTGGAGCAGTATTGGAAGTGAAATCGAGTTCAAAGGGAGTTCTCCTTCCAAGATTAAGTGATCATACCGCTATAACTTCTCCTACTCCAGGGATGTTAATTTACGATATAGCAGATCAATGTATTAATTATTATGCAGAAACAACAGGGTGGATTAACCCTTGTGATAATTCTGGAGATGGAGGAGATGGAACAGGATCAGGGATGTGTGCCTCAGAAGATGGAATTTATCCTTCAACAGCTATAACAGCTATAGAAAGAGGAAATACACATACAGTAGGAGTTACTGCAAATGGAGATCTTGTGACGGCAGGTATGTTTACTGCAAATGGAGATCCAAATTTATTTAATGGAGGAGAGCGTATTAGTTATCGTGATGTTACAATAATAGATGGACCATGGGGTGATACACCAATTGTAGGAACAGACATAACACGTAATAGTAATAGAAGTATTGCTTGGGTTACAGCTTCAACAGATGCAGTTTACTTTACAAATGCTCAATCGACTGATAGTTTTAAAGAAATTACATTAATTGGAGCTCCTGCAGGAACAAAAATAGCTGATGCTAAATTAACTCTTGGAGAAGTTATAATTTTAACTGAAGATGGTGATGTTTATGAAACACCTTTAAATAATGGTACGATTAGAAGTTATGAAGCTAATAAAGTGAATTTACCAGAAAAAGTAACAAAAATTAATGTTGGAGATGCTGGAGCTACTGCGTTTGGAGGAGCATCTGGAGATATGTATGTGTGGGGTGATAGTTGTTCGATTTATATAGCTTTAAATATAGATGGAAGTGGTACTAAAGCATGTAATCAAGTAACAACTCATACAAAAGATGATCCAGCAACGTTTTCATTATCATCAGATATTATAAATGTTGATCTAAGTGAGCCTGGTAGTGTTTTAGGGATAGTAACAGCCAATGGAGACTTATATCATGTAGGAAGTACAAATAATACATCCAGTACATTAGCAAACTTTGCCTATAATTCAGATCCTGATGTTATAGTAGATCGTAATGGAGATGCTTTATTAGCAGCAGGAGAAAAAATTATTAATGTGGGAATAGGAGCAACAGGGCCAAGTGCAGCAATTGTTACAGATAGAGGAAGAATATTTTCTTATTCTTCTGGAACTCAAGGTTCTTTCTGGTATTTAGAACATGAATTGGGAGCAAAAGATCCATCATCAGTAGTTTTTTCAGGAGATGATAAAACTGCTCCTATGGCGGCTGTTATTGATGGAGATTATTATGAATGGACAATAACTCAAAATGGAACATCGAATATACCTTTAAGTAATCCAACAGGATTAGGAGGTGATTGGCAATCTAATTCTCCATTAAAAGTAAATGTTTGTTTAAATAACAAATAATAAAAAAGTAGAGTCTTACTTAATTAAAAATCAAGAACAATGAAAAAAAGATTACTTTTTATAATGCTTATAGTAGGATCGTGTATCTACGCACAAGATGGATCAAATCAAGTTTTGGTAGCAGATGGTACAAGTCAGGGAAGCTCTAATGGAGTAACAACAGTGGATCAACAAGTGGACAATAATAAAAATGATGCAACTGATGGGAGTAATGAATACCGAACAGACTTATATACAGATAAAAATATTGAACCTGGAGCTCAGCTAGAGATTGATTCAACAGATAAAGCTTTTTTGATAACGCGTGTAGAAACATCTTCTATTGATACTGCAAGTGAAGGAACAACTACTTCAGGAATGATAACTTATGATCCAGTTACAAAAGGATTTTATTTTAAGAATGATAGTGGATGGGTTAGTTTTTAAATTAGTTATATTTATTATAAATATAAAAATCCAAAGAAATTTTAATTCTTTGGATTTTTTTCATTCTTTATAAATCAGTATTAAGATACCATATTTTTAAAATCAGCAAAACCTTCAGCGCCTTCACCTGCGGGACCATAGTATTTTTCATCAGAATTATTCCCTAATTTGTACCATAAATAAAGATTGTAAAAAGGAATCAAAAATAATAATATACCAAAAGTTGTATCTTTTCCAAAAGATTTACCCATACCAATATGCATTAAAGCGATAATGATAAAGTTAACTAAAGGTATAAGCATTAAAATAAGCCACCATGTTGGTTTTCCTATAATTTTTAACCAAATATAAATAGAGTAAATAGGAATGATGGCTGACCACCATGGATACCCTGCCTTTTCAAAAGTCTTCCCCATAGTGAAATAGAGAAGTGCAACAATAATGGCTAAATAGATCAGTGTTCCAATTAGTCCAATTAGTCCATTTCCAGAATCTAAAATTGTTAAAGTGTTCATAGTATGTTTTTTAAATTATTTACCATACAAGTTATAAAATTTAATTAAGTTATTACTGGTTTTTATCAAGAAAAAATGTATTTTTAGCCAATTAAATGGTGCTCACGATGAGTTAATAGGGAATTCGGTTAAAATCCGAGGCTGTCCCCGCAACTGTAAGTCTTTTTAATGGATTATTTTAATTACCACTGCTCCTTTGGAATGGGAAGGTTAAATAATTTTGAGACAAGCCAGGAAACCTGCCATTGAATAAAATAATCAAATAATTATGCTTTCGGGATAAAGGCTTATTATATATGAAAAACAGTACATTTTTAATCATTTTTTTAAGTTTTTTTGTTGCAGCCCAAGAACAGAACCAAATAGACTCTGTTGTATTGAGTGCTAAAAAAATAAAAGAGATTTCCATTGGTCATCCGCTAATTCATATAGAACATGATTTTGGGCAATCATTAGGTGATGATTTGTCTATTCAAACTGGTGCTTATTTTAAAGAATATGGTAACGGAATGTTATCATCAATTTCCTATAGAGGATTAGGTGCAGCACATACTGGAGTATTTTTAGAAGGAATTCCGATTAATTCTGGGCTGACAGGGCAGACTGATTTTAATCTACTATATCCAGAAGGGTTTAATACAATTGAGTTTAGAACAGGTGGTGGTGGTGCTACTTTTGGATCAGGAGCAGTAGGAGGAAGTGTACATTTAAATAATGAATTAGCTTACAATAAAGATTTTAAAGGTGAAATTTCACAAAAAATAGCCAGTTTTGATACTTATGCTACCAATTTAGGGACCTCTTTTTCAGATGATCAAAATGCTTTGAAAGTAAACATGTATAGGCTTACTTCTAATAATGATTATGATTATATTTATAACAATGAAGAATATACGATTGAAAATGGAGCTGTAGAGACGTTGATCACTAATTTAGCATACCAGAGAAAAATTAATGATCGAAATCATTTAAAGTTATCATTGAACTATGCTTTAGCAGATCGTCAATTAATGGAATCTGTTGGAGCAACATCGAATCAAAAGCAAAAAGATACTAATTACAACAGTGTACTGAGTTGGATGTATACCAATAAAAAATATGCCCATAAATTAAGCCAAGCCTTTTTGTTTAGTGAGTATCAATATTTTCCAAATCAAGATGTTTCCAATTATGATTTTGGAAGAACAGAAAACTGGGTCACCAAATATGATGGAAGTTATAAATTAACATCTAAAATTAATTTAGGAGCAATAGGACAATTTAAACATACTAAAGGAAAAGGGAGTAATATTCAGGAACCTAGTTTAGATGAAGGTTTTGTAAGTGTTTATGGACAATACCGATATGAAAATCTCAAACAGAGTTTAACAGTTTCAAAAGGAGTTTCATCAGAGTTTGAAATTCCATTTACCTTGGATTATGGGATTGAGTTGAATTTAAAACCAATCAAGTTACATGGAAATATTACAACCAATTATCGAAACCCTACTTTTAATGATTTGTATTGGGTACCTGGAGGAAATCCCAATTTAAAAGCGGAAGATGGTTGGGCTACTGAATTAGGAGTTGAATATGATAGACTGTTAAGTGATCGACTCTATTTAAATTTTCGATCTAATGGATTTTATTCAAAATTTAACGATTGGATCGTATGGCTTCCTGATGTAAATCAAGGTGGAATATTTACTCCAATAAACATTCGAAATGTAGAAAGTTATGGAGTAGAATTATTTTCTCAACTAGGATACAAAATAGGACTTTTTGAAATAGATTGGAAAGCAAATTATACATTCTTGAAGTCATTAGATGAAGAAAGAAATAAACAATTGATCTATACACCTAAACATAAATTGAATAATCAATTACAATTCAAAAGAGAGAATGGGTTTGTACAAATTCAACACCAATTTGTAGATGAAATTTATACAAGTTCGGATAATTTAAACAAATTAGATGCCTTTAATTTAATTGATGCTTCAATAGGGTACAATTTAAAAATTAATAAAATTAAAACTGCTATTCAGGTAGGGGTTCATAATATTTTAGACGAAGAGTATCAACTTATTTTAGGAAGAGCAATGCCAAAACGAAATTATTCAATACAATTTAATATCAATTTTTAATAAACAGTCATGAGGAAGACATTTTTTTATTTAAGTATTTTAGGAAGTTTTTTAACTTCTTGTAGTAGTGACGATTCGGGACCTAACACCTCTATAGGAGATTATTCAAATGGAATTTGGATTATCAATCAA from Flavobacteriaceae bacterium UJ101 encodes:
- a CDS encoding signal peptidase I (KEGG: coc:Coch_1810 signal peptidase I), with the protein product MNTLTILDSGNGLIGLIGTLIYLAIIVALLYFTMGKTFEKAGYPWWSAIIPIYSIYIWLKIIGKPTWWLILMLIPLVNFIIIALMHIGMGKSFGKDTTFGILLFLIPFYNLYLWYKLGNNSDEKYYGPAGEGAEGFADFKNMVS
- a CDS encoding vitamin B12 transporter BtuB (Involved in the active translocation of vitamin B12 (cyanocobalamin) across the outer membrane to the periplasmic space. It derives its energy for transport by interacting with the trans-periplasmic membrane protein TonB; Belongs to the TonB-dependent receptor family. BtuB (TC 1.B.14.3.1) subfamily.); protein product: MKNSTFLIIFLSFFVAAQEQNQIDSVVLSAKKIKEISIGHPLIHIEHDFGQSLGDDLSIQTGAYFKEYGNGMLSSISYRGLGAAHTGVFLEGIPINSGLTGQTDFNLLYPEGFNTIEFRTGGGGATFGSGAVGGSVHLNNELAYNKDFKGEISQKIASFDTYATNLGTSFSDDQNALKVNMYRLTSNNDYDYIYNNEEYTIENGAVETLITNLAYQRKINDRNHLKLSLNYALADRQLMESVGATSNQKQKDTNYNSVLSWMYTNKKYAHKLSQAFLFSEYQYFPNQDVSNYDFGRTENWVTKYDGSYKLTSKINLGAIGQFKHTKGKGSNIQEPSLDEGFVSVYGQYRYENLKQSLTVSKGVSSEFEIPFTLDYGIELNLKPIKLHGNITTNYRNPTFNDLYWVPGGNPNLKAEDGWATELGVEYDRLLSDRLYLNFRSNGFYSKFNDWIVWLPDVNQGGIFTPINIRNVESYGVELFSQLGYKIGLFEIDWKANYTFLKSLDEERNKQLIYTPKHKLNNQLQFKRENGFVQIQHQFVDEIYTSSDNLNKLDAFNLIDASIGYNLKINKIKTAIQVGVHNILDEEYQLILGRAMPKRNYSIQFNINF